In one Culex quinquefasciatus strain JHB chromosome 2, VPISU_Cqui_1.0_pri_paternal, whole genome shotgun sequence genomic region, the following are encoded:
- the LOC6031321 gene encoding MTOR-associated protein MEAK7: protein MGNLASSSTKLAEKCPMLEKSELPLVASSFRLVSKNSDKCKEEDLMKFWGSQMDPRLAQYITNFLFGPLGSRAGFVELPRFAELYVYTVRGTRDERINVLLSSLGQSPDSESTEIAYPLIKEYVEAVVSSYMRAIRLEGGPEFKSWESRGFRIVKECIQKLAESLAYDVVQQGTQKVTRADAERWLGLNPIFLKMLEHVFSHLYNYRNVKNSSDEKRKDADGDESKASKRKEHVPQQEVVLHTMLPLCEGLQYMPDYPAFTDLSQMLFVNANLPTAQQNKWRFLFSSQIHGESFSTLLGRIVDQGPTVLIVEDSNGYIFGGYATESWALGPNYLGNDTSFLFTLRPKMRTFSASGYNDHYQYLNLHQQTMPNGLGLGGQHNYWGLWLDSEYGEGECSESCTTYKGYFQMSATKKFTVRNVEVWGVGDKPVKENESEESSVRSVLDGNADSKAMLKMSGREQYSDGYREEPKD from the exons ATGGGAAACCTCGCCTCCTCAAGCACCAAGCTGGCGGAAAAGTGTCCGATGCTGGAGAAAAGCGAACTCCCGCTGGTGGCCAGCTCGTTCCGCTTGGTCAGCAAAAACTCCGACAAATGCAAGGAGGAAGAtttgatg AAATTTTGGGGCTCCCAGATGGACCCCCGGCTGGCTCAGTACATAACGAACTTTTTGTTCGGACCGCTGGGTTCGCGAGCCGGATTCGTGGAACTGCCGCGATTTGCCGAACTTTACGTTTACACCGTGCGTGGGACCCGGGACGAGCGAATTAACGTGCTGCTCAGTAGTTTGGGCCAATCGCCGGACTCGGAATCTACCGAGATTGCGTACCCGTTGATCAAAGAG TATGTCGAGGCCGTAGTCAGCAGTTACATGCGTGCGATAAGGCTCGAGGGAGGACCGGAGTTCAAATCGTGGGAGTCCCGTGGGTTCAGAATCGTTAAGGAGTGTATCCAGAAGCTGGCCGAGAGCCTAGCCTATGACGTGGTACAGCAGGGCACCCAGAAGGTCACGCGGGCGGACGCCGAACGATG GCTCGGTCTAAATCCCATCTTTCTCAAAATGCTGGAACACGTGTTTTCCCACTTGTACAACTACCGAAACGTGAAAAACAGCTCCGACGAGAAGCGAAAGGATGCCGACGGGGACGAAAGCAAGGCCAGCAAGCGCAAGGAACACGTCCCCCAGCAAGAAGTTGTGCTGCACACGATGCTACCGCTGTGCGAGGGACTCCAGTACATGCCGGACTATCCCGCCTTCACCGACCTGTCCCAGATGCTGTTTGTGAACGCGAACCTGCCCACGGCACAGCAGAACAAGTGGCGTTTCCTGTTTTCGTCCCAAATACACGGCGAAAGCTTCTCCACGTTGCTGG GTCGCATCGTTGACCAGGGTCCAACGGTGCTCATCGTGGAGGACTCCAACGGGTACATTTTCGGCGGGTACGCAACGGAATCGTGGGCCCTCGGGCCAAACTATCTGGGCAACGATACGTCGTTTCTGTTTACGTTGCGGCCAAAGATGCGCACCTTTAGTGCGTCCGGGTACAACGACCACTACCAGTATCTGAACCTGCACCAGCAGACGATGCCGAACGGGCTG GGTCTCGGCGGCCAGCACAACTACTGGGGCCTCTGGTTGGACAGCGAGTACGGCGAGGGTGAGTGCTCGGAGTCGTGCACAACCTATAAGGGCTACTTCCAGATGAGCGCCACAAAGAAGTTCACCGTGCGCAACGTCGAGGTGTGGGGCGTCGGCGACAAGCCGGTCAAGGAGAACGAATCG gAGGAAAGCTCCGTGCGGTCCGTGCTGGACGGGAACGCCGACAGCAAGGCGATGCTGAAGATGAGCGGCCGCGAGCAGTACTCGGACGGGTACCGGGAGGAGCCGAAGGATTAA